From a single Sinomonas atrocyanea genomic region:
- a CDS encoding LytR C-terminal domain-containing protein has protein sequence MNTYPRDEFDAVPEAPRRQGVHRTRDESVPDDGPSPSGRGLRWILAAGILALVIGAVSFFVLPRLGLSGQPAAASAATSPAASAAPSASAQGKPSAAPSQASSPAAPTATPTPTATPTATPTASAGADPSLEVGVYNATSTAGLGNRVAATARAAGWSVSTVGNWSGAPVDGPVVYYRSAADAASAQALAAAVGVRTVLQAPALGLPLAVVIGPGYTG, from the coding sequence ATGAACACCTATCCCCGCGACGAATTCGACGCTGTCCCCGAGGCGCCGCGCCGGCAGGGTGTGCACCGGACCCGTGACGAGAGCGTCCCGGACGACGGACCCAGCCCCTCCGGCCGGGGGCTGCGGTGGATCCTCGCCGCCGGCATCCTCGCCCTCGTCATCGGCGCCGTGTCCTTCTTCGTGCTGCCGCGGCTGGGCCTCTCCGGCCAGCCTGCGGCCGCGTCCGCCGCCACCTCGCCCGCAGCGTCCGCCGCGCCGAGCGCCTCCGCCCAGGGGAAGCCGTCCGCGGCCCCGAGCCAGGCGTCCTCGCCCGCGGCCCCCACCGCCACCCCCACCCCCACCGCCACCCCCACCGCCACCCCCACGGCCTCGGCCGGAGCCGACCCGTCCCTCGAGGTGGGCGTCTACAACGCGACCTCCACCGCGGGCCTGGGCAACCGGGTCGCGGCCACCGCGCGCGCGGCCGGGTGGTCCGTCTCCACCGTCGGCAACTGGAGCGGCGCCCCCGTCGACGGCCCTGTCGTCTACTACCGCTCGGCCGCGGACGCCGCCTCGGCGCAGGCCCTCGCGGCCGCGGTCGGCGTCCGGACGGTCCTCCAGGCTCCCGCGCTCGGGCTGCCGCTCGCCGTGGTGATCGGACCCGGGTACACCGGGTGA
- a CDS encoding ABC transporter substrate-binding protein: MSRRAPKARAAAVAGVLALGLSATACGATGEARTAHPSPSGDGVLRLGLLLDSTGDSAYLNDAQRAAVVLAVQQANAAGGYGGKPVELLPVQPGSDTAAESRRLAQTGADAVIGPTDSSRAPAAIDVLSKAKVPLISPANRAAALTGYRSGGFYFRTSAPEGAEGAALVELARRSGAKRIAVLHQAGDHGKAEADAASAAARAAGVAESGSAEFTGHSAGAAAAAAKGADAVLVIGQGDGQAILASVADAGVPGSKLLLSSGVYGRYGSALADHALDGARALVPGVYPTPEFQADLLEHAPDLKDLTFAGEAYDAASLAILAAGAAKDDGGASIASKLIDVSGGDVAGAMEGNRQKCTGLPACLALQAKGTPVDYEGQSGPISFDEHGDVTTARFMAFTYGADNQPVRDGDVTVAR; encoded by the coding sequence GTGAGCAGGCGGGCACCGAAGGCCAGGGCCGCGGCGGTCGCCGGGGTCCTCGCCCTCGGCCTGTCCGCCACCGCGTGCGGTGCCACCGGCGAGGCCCGCACCGCCCACCCTTCGCCATCCGGGGACGGCGTGCTGCGCCTCGGCCTCCTCCTCGACTCGACCGGCGACTCGGCGTACCTCAACGACGCCCAGCGGGCCGCCGTGGTCCTCGCCGTCCAGCAGGCGAACGCCGCGGGCGGCTACGGCGGCAAGCCCGTGGAACTGCTCCCGGTCCAGCCCGGGTCGGACACCGCCGCCGAGTCCCGCCGCCTGGCCCAGACCGGCGCCGACGCCGTGATCGGCCCGACAGACTCGAGCCGCGCGCCCGCCGCGATCGACGTGCTCTCGAAGGCCAAGGTCCCGCTCATCTCGCCGGCGAACAGGGCCGCCGCACTGACCGGCTACCGCAGCGGCGGGTTCTACTTCCGCACCTCGGCACCGGAGGGCGCCGAGGGGGCCGCCCTCGTGGAGCTCGCCCGGCGGTCCGGGGCGAAGCGCATCGCGGTCCTCCATCAGGCCGGCGACCACGGGAAGGCCGAGGCGGACGCCGCCTCGGCGGCCGCCCGCGCCGCGGGCGTGGCCGAGTCCGGCAGCGCCGAGTTCACCGGGCACTCCGCCGGGGCCGCCGCCGCTGCGGCGAAGGGTGCCGACGCGGTCCTCGTCATCGGTCAGGGCGACGGCCAGGCGATCCTCGCGAGCGTGGCGGACGCCGGGGTCCCGGGCTCGAAGCTCCTGCTCTCGAGCGGCGTCTACGGCCGCTACGGCTCGGCCCTCGCCGACCATGCGCTCGACGGCGCCCGCGCGCTCGTTCCCGGGGTGTACCCGACCCCCGAGTTCCAGGCCGACCTCCTCGAGCATGCGCCGGACCTGAAGGACCTGACCTTCGCCGGCGAGGCCTACGACGCGGCCTCGCTCGCGATCCTCGCCGCGGGCGCCGCGAAGGACGACGGCGGGGCCTCCATCGCCTCCAAGCTCATCGACGTCTCGGGCGGGGACGTGGCCGGTGCCATGGAGGGGAACCGCCAGAAGTGCACCGGGCTTCCAGCCTGCCTCGCGCTGCAGGCCAAGGGGACGCCCGTGGACTACGAGGGCCAGTCCGGGCCGATCAGCTTCGACGAGCACGGCGACGTCACCACCGCCCGCTTCATGGCCTTCACCTACGGCGCCGACAACCAGCCCGTCCGGGACGGCGACGTCACGGTCGCGCGATAG
- a CDS encoding uracil-DNA glycosylase produces MDAEPLFDLPEASGGPDAGGEAPASCAEDARTLEAMSAAPLADLVHPDWVPALSACEPTLRSALRALAAEAHDGGCILPAPSRLLRAFSRPLGEVRVLVLGQDPYPTPGHAIGLSFACSPAVSPLPRSLANIFRELSADLGVPAPATGDLSRWADEGVLLLNRVLSVRAGAAGSHRRLGWERVTDAAVRAVAERGAPLVAILWGRDAQSVVPLLGTTPVVASAHPSPLSASRGFFGSRPFSRANELLAAQGAAPVRWA; encoded by the coding sequence ATGGACGCCGAACCGCTCTTCGACCTGCCCGAGGCCTCCGGCGGCCCGGACGCGGGCGGCGAGGCGCCGGCGTCGTGCGCCGAGGACGCCCGCACCCTCGAGGCGATGTCCGCCGCGCCGCTGGCGGACCTCGTCCACCCCGACTGGGTCCCCGCGCTCTCGGCCTGTGAGCCGACGCTCCGCTCGGCCCTGCGCGCCCTCGCCGCGGAGGCCCACGACGGCGGCTGCATCCTCCCGGCCCCGTCGCGCCTGCTGCGGGCGTTCAGCCGGCCCCTGGGCGAGGTCAGGGTCCTCGTGCTGGGCCAGGACCCCTACCCCACACCCGGCCACGCGATCGGGCTCTCGTTCGCGTGCAGCCCCGCGGTGAGCCCGCTCCCGCGCAGCCTCGCGAACATCTTCCGCGAGCTCTCCGCGGACCTCGGCGTCCCGGCGCCCGCCACGGGCGACCTCTCCCGGTGGGCCGACGAGGGGGTCCTGCTGCTGAACAGGGTCCTCTCGGTGCGCGCCGGCGCCGCGGGGTCGCACCGGCGGCTCGGATGGGAACGCGTCACCGACGCCGCCGTGCGCGCCGTCGCCGAGCGCGGCGCGCCCCTCGTGGCCATCCTCTGGGGCAGGGACGCCCAGTCGGTGGTGCCCCTGCTGGGGACGACGCCGGTCGTCGCCTCCGCGCACCCCTCGCCGCTGAGCGCCTCCCGGGGGTTCTTCGGCTCTCGGCCGTTCAGCCGGGCCAACGAGCTGCTCGCGGCGCAGGGGGCTGCGCCGGTGCGCTGGGCGTAG
- a CDS encoding siderophore-interacting protein, with protein sequence MTSPAEGAAQPGAQAAAPAAAPAPRTRPTLDLVVVRTEQLSPHLVRVVAGGPGFAAFADNGFTDKYVKIAFPHALPGGAWPEGPVDLDVLKASLPRSAWPVTRTYTVRWFDAAAGELAIDFVVHGDEGLAGPWAAAARPGDRLVCSGPGGAYSPDPEAEWHLFAGDESALPAVAAALEALPAAARGLAFLEVASAEETVELRAPEGVEVRWLSRDGSPAGETLVLAEAVAEAEWPEGTPSVFAHGERGAMKELRAVFKERGVPREKLSLSGYWAHGRAEDQFQAEKKLPVGKV encoded by the coding sequence ATGACTTCGCCAGCAGAGGGGGCGGCCCAGCCGGGCGCCCAGGCAGCAGCCCCCGCGGCCGCGCCGGCCCCGAGGACCCGCCCGACCCTCGACCTCGTGGTGGTGCGCACCGAGCAGCTGAGCCCGCATCTGGTCCGCGTGGTCGCCGGCGGCCCGGGATTCGCCGCGTTCGCGGACAACGGGTTCACGGACAAGTACGTCAAGATCGCCTTCCCGCACGCCCTGCCGGGCGGGGCCTGGCCCGAGGGCCCCGTGGACCTCGACGTCCTGAAGGCCTCGCTGCCGCGGTCCGCGTGGCCCGTGACCCGCACCTACACCGTGCGGTGGTTCGACGCCGCGGCCGGCGAGCTCGCCATCGACTTCGTGGTGCACGGCGACGAGGGCCTCGCGGGCCCCTGGGCCGCGGCGGCGCGCCCGGGCGACCGGCTCGTGTGCTCGGGCCCCGGCGGCGCCTACTCCCCCGATCCGGAAGCCGAGTGGCACCTGTTCGCGGGCGACGAGTCCGCCCTCCCCGCCGTCGCCGCGGCCCTCGAGGCGCTCCCCGCCGCCGCGCGGGGCCTCGCGTTCCTCGAGGTCGCCTCGGCCGAGGAGACCGTGGAGCTTCGGGCACCGGAGGGCGTGGAGGTCCGCTGGCTCTCCCGGGACGGCAGCCCGGCGGGCGAGACCCTGGTCCTTGCCGAGGCCGTGGCCGAGGCCGAGTGGCCGGAGGGGACGCCGAGCGTGTTCGCCCACGGTGAGCGCGGGGCCATGAAGGAGCTGCGCGCCGTCTTCAAGGAGCGCGGGGTGCCGCGCGAGAAGCTCTCCCTGTCCGGCTACTGGGCGCACGGCCGCGCCGAGGACCAGTTCCAGGCGGAGAAGAAGCTGCCGGTCGGCAAGGTCTAG
- a CDS encoding DUF3263 domain-containing protein has translation MSSAAAHHAHAFDDAVDHGPAPASAEQEDTQAGRPAGGLTEREIQMLALERGWWKYAGAKEQAIRELFDLSATHYYQLLNALIDTEDALAHDPMLVKRLRRLRTSRQRARTARRLGGGA, from the coding sequence ATGTCGTCAGCAGCAGCACACCACGCCCATGCCTTCGACGACGCCGTCGACCACGGGCCCGCGCCCGCGTCCGCCGAGCAGGAGGACACCCAGGCGGGCCGTCCGGCCGGGGGACTGACCGAGCGGGAGATCCAGATGCTCGCCCTCGAACGCGGCTGGTGGAAGTACGCCGGCGCCAAGGAGCAGGCCATCCGCGAGCTGTTCGACCTCTCCGCGACCCACTACTACCAGCTGCTCAACGCCCTCATCGACACCGAGGACGCGCTGGCGCACGATCCGATGCTGGTCAAGCGGTTGCGTAGACTGAGGACGTCGCGGCAGCGCGCGCGCACTGCCCGCCGGCTCGGCGGCGGCGCCTGA
- the groL gene encoding chaperonin GroEL (60 kDa chaperone family; promotes refolding of misfolded polypeptides especially under stressful conditions; forms two stacked rings of heptamers to form a barrel-shaped 14mer; ends can be capped by GroES; misfolded proteins enter the barrel where they are refolded when GroES binds), with amino-acid sequence MAKIIAFDEEARRGLERGLNQLADAVKVTLGPRGRNVVLEKKWGAPTITNDGVSIAKEIELDDPYEKIGAELVKEVAKKTDDVAGDGTTTATVLAQALVKEGLRNVAAGADPLSLKRGIEKAVDAVTAALLESAKEIETKEEIAATASISAGDTQIGELISEALDKVGKEGVITVEESNTFGLELELTEGMRFDKGYLSAYFVTDAERQETVLEDPYILIVNSKISSVKDLVAVLERVMQANKPLLIIAEDVEGEALATLIVNKLKGTFKSVAVKAPGFGDRRKAMLTDIAILTGGQVIAEEVGLKLENATLDLLGKARKVVVTKDETTIVEGAGDAEQIAGRVSQIRAEIENSDSDYDREKLQERLAKLAGGVAVIKAGAATEVELKERKHRIEDAVRNAKAAVEEGIVAGGGVALIQAGAKAFANLNLEGDEATGANIVKVAIEAPLKQIAFNAGLEPGVVADKVRGLPAGHGLNAATGVYEDLLAAGVNDPVKVTRSALQNAASIAGLFLTTEAVVADKPEKAAPAMPGGDDMGGMGGF; translated from the coding sequence ATGGCCAAGATCATTGCATTCGACGAGGAGGCCCGTCGCGGCCTCGAGCGCGGCCTGAACCAGCTGGCCGACGCTGTCAAGGTCACCCTCGGCCCGCGCGGCCGCAACGTCGTCCTCGAGAAGAAGTGGGGCGCCCCCACGATCACCAACGATGGCGTCTCCATCGCCAAGGAGATCGAGCTCGACGACCCGTACGAGAAGATCGGCGCCGAGCTCGTCAAGGAGGTCGCCAAGAAGACCGACGACGTCGCTGGCGACGGCACCACGACCGCCACCGTCCTCGCCCAGGCCCTCGTGAAGGAAGGCCTCCGCAACGTCGCCGCCGGCGCCGACCCGCTCTCGCTCAAGCGCGGCATCGAGAAGGCCGTCGACGCCGTCACGGCCGCACTGCTCGAGTCCGCCAAGGAGATCGAGACCAAGGAGGAGATCGCGGCCACCGCGTCCATCTCCGCCGGCGACACCCAGATCGGCGAGCTCATCTCCGAGGCCCTCGACAAGGTGGGCAAGGAGGGCGTCATCACCGTCGAGGAGTCCAACACCTTCGGCCTCGAGCTCGAGCTCACCGAGGGCATGCGCTTCGACAAGGGCTACCTCTCCGCGTACTTCGTCACCGACGCCGAGCGCCAGGAGACGGTCCTCGAGGATCCCTACATCCTCATCGTGAACTCCAAGATCTCCTCGGTGAAGGACCTCGTCGCGGTCCTCGAGCGCGTCATGCAGGCCAACAAGCCGCTCCTCATCATCGCCGAGGACGTCGAGGGCGAGGCCCTGGCCACGCTCATCGTCAACAAGCTCAAGGGCACCTTCAAGTCCGTCGCCGTCAAGGCCCCGGGCTTCGGCGACCGCCGCAAGGCCATGCTCACCGACATCGCGATCCTCACCGGTGGCCAGGTCATCGCCGAGGAGGTCGGCCTCAAGCTCGAGAACGCCACGCTCGACCTGCTCGGCAAGGCCCGCAAGGTCGTCGTGACCAAGGACGAGACCACGATCGTCGAGGGTGCCGGCGACGCCGAGCAGATCGCCGGCCGCGTGTCCCAGATCCGCGCCGAGATCGAGAACTCCGACTCGGACTACGACCGCGAGAAGCTCCAGGAGCGCCTCGCCAAGCTCGCCGGCGGCGTGGCCGTCATCAAGGCGGGCGCGGCCACCGAGGTCGAGCTCAAGGAGCGCAAGCACCGCATCGAGGACGCCGTCCGCAACGCGAAGGCTGCCGTCGAGGAGGGCATCGTCGCCGGCGGTGGCGTGGCCCTCATCCAGGCCGGCGCCAAGGCGTTCGCCAACCTCAACCTCGAGGGTGACGAGGCCACCGGCGCCAACATCGTCAAGGTCGCCATCGAGGCCCCGCTGAAGCAGATCGCCTTCAACGCCGGCCTCGAGCCGGGCGTCGTCGCGGACAAGGTCCGCGGCCTGCCCGCCGGCCACGGCCTCAACGCCGCCACCGGCGTGTACGAGGACCTCCTGGCCGCCGGCGTCAACGACCCGGTCAAGGTGACCCGCTCTGCGCTGCAGAACGCCGCCTCGATCGCCGGCCTGTTCCTCACCACCGAGGCCGTCGTGGCCGACAAGCCGGAGAAGGCCGCCCCGGCCATGCCCGGCGGCGACGACATGGGCGGCATGGGCGGCTTCTGA
- a CDS encoding ribonuclease HI family protein, which produces MTITAAADGSALGNPGPAGWAWYIDEETWHAGGWPHGTNNQGELMAVLDLFRSTAALGQEPLRILCDSQYVINCVTKWMPGWKRRGWKKADGKPVLNVDLLSQIDAELAGRNYTFEWVKGHAGHPLNEAADTKARAVALAYQSGRAPLEGPGFGGEAGAVRSPAPSSAAARQRPADRGASLGGAGASGELGLGTVPEQAELFDAIAAEPEQPERARDVEAVVELEQELLDPDVRGDYGQLAFLLHPEYREIGASGRLWGREELIEELVAAPESHVRFELVDAVPLGSDLVQVVYRTVNGTGSALRSSLWQRTDGRWRLRFHQGTSEG; this is translated from the coding sequence ATGACGATCACTGCCGCCGCGGACGGCTCGGCCCTCGGCAACCCTGGACCTGCCGGCTGGGCCTGGTACATCGACGAGGAGACGTGGCATGCCGGCGGGTGGCCGCACGGGACCAACAACCAGGGCGAGCTCATGGCCGTGCTCGACCTCTTCCGGTCCACCGCCGCCCTCGGCCAGGAACCCCTCCGGATCCTGTGCGACAGCCAGTACGTGATCAACTGCGTGACCAAGTGGATGCCAGGGTGGAAGCGCCGGGGCTGGAAGAAGGCCGACGGCAAGCCGGTCCTCAACGTCGACCTCCTGAGCCAGATCGACGCGGAGCTCGCGGGCCGGAACTACACCTTCGAGTGGGTCAAGGGCCACGCCGGGCATCCGCTCAACGAGGCTGCGGACACGAAGGCCCGCGCCGTGGCGCTGGCGTACCAGTCGGGACGGGCCCCCCTCGAGGGCCCCGGGTTCGGCGGCGAGGCAGGGGCCGTGCGTTCCCCGGCACCCTCGTCCGCGGCGGCCCGCCAGCGGCCGGCGGACCGGGGCGCGTCGCTCGGCGGCGCCGGGGCCTCGGGCGAGCTCGGCCTCGGCACGGTCCCCGAGCAGGCCGAACTCTTCGACGCGATCGCCGCGGAGCCTGAGCAGCCCGAGCGGGCGCGGGATGTCGAGGCGGTCGTCGAGCTCGAGCAGGAGCTCCTCGATCCGGACGTCCGGGGCGACTACGGCCAGCTGGCCTTCCTCCTCCACCCTGAGTACCGCGAGATCGGGGCCTCCGGCCGCCTCTGGGGACGCGAGGAGCTCATCGAGGAGCTCGTGGCGGCCCCCGAGTCGCACGTGCGCTTCGAGCTCGTGGACGCCGTGCCCCTCGGCAGCGACCTCGTCCAGGTCGTGTACCGCACCGTCAACGGCACGGGCTCGGCGCTGCGCTCGTCGCTGTGGCAGCGCACCGACGGCCGGTGGCGCCTCCGCTTCCACCAGGGCACCTCGGAGGGCTGA